One region of Acidovorax sp. T1 genomic DNA includes:
- a CDS encoding YitT family protein has protein sequence MFTGVLLISVGVAFFTSAGLLTGGTAGLAFLLHYATGVGFGKIFFVLNLPFYWLALRKLGREFTLKTFAAVLLLSVLTELQAQLLQFSQLQPLYAAIAGGLITGTGFLVLFRHRCSLGGVGIAALYLQDRYGWRAGKVQMAVDCCIVLLALWSVEPVRVLWSIAGAVALNLVLAMNHRPGRYMAV, from the coding sequence ATGTTCACCGGCGTGCTGCTGATCTCGGTGGGCGTGGCGTTTTTCACCAGTGCCGGGCTGCTGACGGGTGGCACGGCCGGGCTGGCTTTTTTGCTGCACTACGCCACGGGCGTCGGCTTTGGCAAGATTTTCTTCGTGCTCAACCTGCCGTTTTACTGGCTGGCCCTGCGCAAGCTGGGGCGTGAGTTCACGCTCAAGACCTTTGCCGCCGTGCTGCTGCTGTCGGTACTGACCGAGCTGCAGGCGCAGTTGCTGCAGTTCTCGCAGCTGCAACCCCTGTATGCCGCCATCGCTGGCGGGTTGATCACGGGCACGGGCTTTCTGGTGCTGTTTCGCCACCGCTGCAGCCTGGGCGGTGTGGGCATTGCGGCCCTGTATCTGCAGGACCGCTACGGCTGGCGCGCTGGCAAGGTGCAAATGGCCGTGGACTGCTGCATCGTGCTGCTGGCGCTGTGGTCGGTGGAGCCCGTGCGCGTGCTCTGGTCCATTGCCGGCGCCGTGGCGCTGAACCTGGTGCTGGCCATGAACCACCGGCCCGGGCGCTACATGGCGGTGTAG
- a CDS encoding MlaE family ABC transporter permease, with protein MLSHLPGYSLPERLWRTARRWALAWGRIVYLGAVVLVLVLSPSSYTRAARRTLARHIYLDTAPILMGFTVLAALLALVITRIVVVTALSYGLSRYALEMVIRVLVLELIPLTATLFVAMRCTIPQGTQLALLRQSGHFDALRAQGGDPVRMELLPRVVAGVFASITLAALSCVVALVMAYLSVYGFNLAGLPSYTRMFGHVFSPAVTLVFVLKTLFSSLAVALIPTTAGMYDAGDGAAPDSELGGLARMFAVLLLIEVGSLVGNYY; from the coding sequence ATGCTCTCCCACCTGCCCGGTTATTCGTTGCCCGAGCGCCTGTGGCGCACCGCACGGCGCTGGGCGCTGGCCTGGGGGCGCATCGTGTACCTGGGTGCCGTGGTTCTGGTGTTGGTGCTGTCGCCATCCAGTTACACCCGGGCGGCCCGCCGCACGCTGGCGCGCCATATCTACCTTGATACAGCGCCCATCCTGATGGGGTTCACGGTGCTGGCAGCATTGCTGGCCCTGGTCATCACCCGCATCGTGGTGGTGACGGCGCTGAGTTATGGCTTGTCGCGCTATGCGCTCGAAATGGTGATCCGGGTGCTGGTGCTTGAACTCATTCCGCTCACGGCCACGCTGTTCGTTGCGATGCGCTGCACCATTCCCCAAGGCACGCAACTGGCGCTGCTGCGCCAGTCGGGCCACTTTGACGCGCTGCGGGCCCAAGGTGGCGACCCGGTGCGCATGGAGCTGCTGCCGCGCGTGGTGGCCGGCGTGTTTGCCAGCATCACGCTGGCGGCGTTGTCGTGTGTGGTGGCGCTGGTCATGGCCTACCTTAGCGTGTATGGCTTCAACCTGGCGGGCCTGCCCAGCTACACGCGCATGTTCGGCCATGTGTTCTCGCCGGCGGTGACGCTGGTGTTTGTGCTCAAGACGCTGTTTTCCAGCCTGGCCGTGGCCTTGATTCCCACCACGGCCGGCATGTACGACGCGGGCGACGGCGCCGCGCCCGACTCCGAGCTGGGCGGCCTCGCGCGCATGTTTGCCGTGCTGCTGCTGATCGAGGTGGGCTCGCTCGTCGGCAACTACTATTGA
- a CDS encoding MlaD family protein gives MTEPTPSSPPPQQPPLVEPLRPVAHLQIKAAALLLFTLALIVGSGLYLLYARGAFEPTQTLVLTADDSEGVVVGMDMTFSGFPIGRVRRIELSDDGNARIVVDVPRKDAHWLRQSSVFTLVRGIVGGTNIRAYTGMLNDPLLPDGAVRPVLRGDATAEIPQLMAAARELLGNLNTLTAQDAALGSSLGQLQQLAARLNGPGGALGVLMGNEADAKKIVATLDRTNALLARLDGMVARADRQVFGQDGKDALVPEVRATVVQLNGLLAETRASLKKVDAVLVEAQAIGANAREATTDLGALRAEVESSLRKVESLVNEINRKWPFARNTELQLP, from the coding sequence ATGACAGAACCAACCCCTTCTTCACCGCCGCCGCAGCAGCCACCGCTGGTGGAGCCGCTGCGCCCGGTGGCCCATTTGCAGATCAAGGCCGCGGCGTTGCTGTTGTTCACGCTGGCGCTCATCGTGGGCTCGGGCCTGTACCTGCTGTATGCGCGCGGCGCCTTCGAGCCCACGCAAACGCTGGTGCTCACGGCCGACGACTCCGAAGGCGTGGTGGTGGGCATGGACATGACGTTCTCGGGCTTTCCGATTGGCCGCGTGCGGCGCATCGAACTGTCGGACGACGGCAATGCCCGCATCGTCGTGGACGTGCCGCGCAAGGACGCGCACTGGCTGCGCCAGTCGAGCGTTTTCACGCTGGTGCGCGGCATCGTGGGCGGCACCAACATCCGCGCCTACACCGGCATGCTCAACGACCCGCTGTTGCCCGATGGCGCCGTGCGGCCCGTGTTGCGCGGCGACGCCACGGCCGAAATCCCCCAGCTCATGGCAGCGGCACGCGAGCTGCTGGGCAACCTCAACACCCTCACGGCCCAGGACGCCGCACTGGGCAGCAGCCTGGGCCAGCTGCAACAACTGGCCGCGCGGCTCAATGGGCCGGGCGGCGCGCTGGGCGTGCTGATGGGCAACGAAGCCGACGCCAAAAAAATCGTGGCCACACTGGACCGCACCAATGCCTTGCTCGCCCGCCTCGACGGCATGGTGGCGCGCGCCGACCGCCAGGTCTTTGGCCAGGATGGCAAGGACGCCCTGGTGCCCGAGGTGCGGGCCACCGTGGTGCAGCTCAATGGCCTGCTGGCAGAAACCCGCGCCAGCCTCAAGAAGGTGGACGCGGTGCTGGTCGAGGCGCAGGCCATTGGCGCCAACGCCCGCGAAGCCACCACCGACCTGGGCGCCTTGCGCGCCGAGGTGGAAAGCAGTCTGCGCAAAGTGGAAAGCCTGGTCAACGAAATCAACCGCAAATGGCCCTTTGCGCGCAACACGGAGCTGCAACTGCCATGA
- a CDS encoding SPFH domain-containing protein, which translates to MEIAIVIFVIAVIFIARSVKVVPQQNAWVKERLGKYAGTLTPGLNFLVPFVDKVAYKHSLKEIPLDVPSQVCITRDNTQLQVDGILYFQVTDPMRASYGSSNYIMAVTQLAQTSLRSVIGKLELDKTFEERDIINAQVVQAIDEAALNWGVKVLRYEIKDLTPPKEILHAMQAQITAEREKRALIAASEGRRQEQINIATGEREAFIARSEGEKQAVINKAAGEAASIKAVAEANAEAIERVAAAIRQPGGEQAVQLKVAEKAVEAYGKVAQDATTTLIVPSNMTEVSALIGSAMKMAQVQKAS; encoded by the coding sequence ATGGAAATCGCCATCGTCATCTTTGTCATCGCCGTCATCTTTATCGCGCGTTCCGTCAAGGTCGTGCCGCAACAAAACGCCTGGGTAAAAGAGCGGCTGGGCAAATACGCCGGCACGCTCACGCCGGGCCTGAACTTTCTGGTGCCATTTGTGGACAAGGTGGCCTACAAGCACAGCCTGAAAGAAATCCCGCTCGACGTGCCCAGCCAGGTCTGCATCACCCGCGACAACACGCAGCTGCAGGTGGACGGCATCCTGTACTTTCAGGTGACCGACCCGATGCGCGCCAGCTACGGCTCCAGCAACTACATCATGGCCGTCACGCAACTGGCCCAGACCTCGCTGCGCAGCGTGATCGGCAAGCTCGAACTGGACAAGACCTTTGAAGAGCGCGACATCATCAACGCCCAGGTGGTCCAGGCCATCGACGAGGCGGCCCTCAACTGGGGCGTGAAGGTGCTGCGCTACGAAATCAAGGACCTCACGCCGCCCAAAGAAATCCTGCACGCCATGCAGGCCCAGATCACGGCCGAACGTGAAAAGCGCGCCCTGATCGCTGCCTCCGAAGGCCGCCGCCAGGAACAGATCAACATCGCCACCGGCGAGCGCGAGGCCTTCATCGCCCGCTCCGAAGGCGAAAAACAGGCCGTCATCAACAAGGCAGCGGGCGAAGCCGCCTCGATCAAGGCCGTGGCCGAAGCCAACGCCGAAGCCATCGAGCGCGTGGCCGCCGCCATCCGCCAGCCCGGCGGCGAGCAGGCCGTGCAACTCAAGGTGGCAGAAAAAGCCGTCGAAGCCTATGGCAAGGTGGCGCAGGATGCCACCACCACCCTCATCGTGCCCAGCAACATGACCGAGGTGTCGGCGCTGATCGGATCAGCCATGAAGATGGCCCAGGTCCAGAAAGCCAGCTGA
- a CDS encoding NfeD family protein → MEESTIWWLLAGVAVVTELLTGTFYLLMLAVGLAAAAVAAHLGLAITVQIITAAVVGGGAVVAWHQFKKKRPGDPSARADRSVNLDVGETVMIDSWNADGTASVKYRGTQWTAIHRPGVTPSSGMHRVAELVGSRLLVDPL, encoded by the coding sequence ATGGAGGAATCCACTATCTGGTGGCTGCTGGCAGGCGTGGCGGTGGTGACCGAGTTGCTCACGGGCACGTTCTATCTGCTGATGCTGGCAGTGGGGCTCGCAGCCGCGGCAGTGGCTGCCCACCTGGGTCTGGCGATAACCGTGCAGATCATCACAGCCGCTGTGGTTGGCGGCGGTGCGGTGGTGGCATGGCACCAATTCAAAAAGAAACGCCCTGGCGACCCGTCTGCCCGTGCTGACCGCAGCGTGAATCTGGATGTGGGCGAAACCGTCATGATCGACAGCTGGAATGCCGACGGCACCGCCAGCGTCAAATACCGCGGCACGCAATGGACCGCGATCCATCGCCCCGGCGTCACGCCTTCCTCCGGCATGCACCGCGTGGCCGAACTGGTGGGCAGCCGCCTGCTGGTAGACCCGCTCTGA
- a CDS encoding arginine/lysine/ornithine decarboxylase → MKFRFPIIIIDEDYRSENTSGLGIRALAQAIEAEGFEVVGVTSYGDLSQFAQQQSRASAFILSIDDEEFTADEGLDPIVLSLRNFIGEVRRKNTEVPIYVHGETKTSRHLPNDILRELHGFIHMFEDTPEFVAKHIIREAKSYLESVQPPFFKALLDYAEDGSYSWHCPGHSGGVAFLKSPVGQMYHQFYGENMLRADVCNAVEELGQLLDHNGAIGESERNAARIFNADHCFFVTNGTSTSNKMVWHHTVAPDDVVVVDRNCHKSILHSIIMTGAVPVFMKPTRNHFGIIGPIPQSEFEPEAIQAKIRANPLLKGVDATKVKPRVLTLTQSTYDGVLYNTETIKAMLDGYVDNLHFDEAWLPHAAFHPFYGSYHAMGKKRVRPKHSVTYATQSIHKLLAGISQASHVLVQDSQTTKLDRHLFNEAYLMHTSTSPQYSIIASCDVAAAMMEPPGGTALVEESILEALDFRRAMRQIEEEFGKDDWWFKVWGPDKLVEEGIGRAEDWIIRSDGKGKKHSASKWHGFGSLADGFNMLDPIKSTIVTPGLNLNGEFDKTGIPASIVTKYLAEHGVVVEKTGLYSFFIMFTIGITKGRWNTMLTALQQFKDDYEKNQPMWRILPEFCQQHKRYERMGLQDLCQHVHEMYAKYDIARLTTEMYLSDLTPAMKPSDAYAHIAHRTTERVEIDHLEGRITVGLVTPYPPGIPLLIPGEVFNKKIVDYLKFAREFAKLCPGFETDIHGLVEVEDENGQVRYYADCVADKFAKQPKPLATTANMVQMGDDSPYGRNV, encoded by the coding sequence ATGAAGTTTCGCTTTCCCATCATCATCATCGATGAAGACTATCGTTCCGAGAACACCTCGGGGCTTGGCATTCGTGCGCTCGCGCAAGCCATCGAGGCCGAGGGCTTCGAGGTGGTGGGGGTTACCAGCTATGGCGACCTGAGCCAGTTTGCCCAGCAGCAAAGCCGCGCCAGTGCCTTCATCCTGTCGATTGACGATGAGGAGTTCACCGCGGACGAGGGGCTTGACCCCATCGTGCTGAGCCTGCGCAACTTCATTGGCGAAGTGCGGCGCAAGAACACCGAGGTGCCGATCTATGTGCACGGCGAGACCAAGACCAGCCGCCACCTGCCCAACGACATCCTGCGCGAGCTGCATGGCTTCATCCACATGTTCGAGGACACGCCCGAGTTTGTGGCCAAGCACATCATCCGTGAGGCCAAGAGCTATCTGGAAAGCGTGCAGCCGCCGTTCTTCAAGGCGCTGCTTGACTATGCCGAAGACGGCTCGTACAGCTGGCACTGCCCTGGCCACTCGGGCGGCGTGGCGTTTTTGAAGAGTCCCGTGGGCCAGATGTACCACCAGTTCTATGGCGAAAACATGCTGCGCGCCGACGTGTGCAATGCCGTGGAAGAACTGGGCCAGCTGCTGGACCACAACGGCGCCATCGGCGAATCTGAGCGCAACGCCGCGCGCATCTTCAATGCCGACCACTGCTTCTTCGTGACTAATGGCACCAGCACCTCCAACAAGATGGTGTGGCACCACACCGTCGCACCCGATGACGTGGTGGTGGTGGACCGCAACTGCCACAAGTCCATCCTGCACAGCATCATCATGACCGGGGCCGTGCCGGTGTTCATGAAGCCCACGCGCAACCACTTCGGCATCATCGGCCCGATCCCGCAAAGCGAGTTCGAGCCCGAGGCCATTCAGGCCAAGATCCGCGCCAACCCGCTGCTCAAGGGCGTGGACGCCACAAAGGTCAAGCCGCGCGTGCTCACGCTCACGCAATCCACCTACGACGGCGTGCTTTACAACACCGAGACCATCAAGGCCATGCTCGATGGCTACGTGGACAACCTGCACTTTGACGAAGCCTGGCTGCCGCACGCGGCCTTCCATCCGTTTTATGGCAGCTACCACGCCATGGGCAAGAAGCGCGTGCGCCCCAAGCATTCGGTGACCTACGCCACGCAGTCCATCCACAAGCTGCTGGCCGGCATCAGCCAGGCCAGCCATGTGCTGGTGCAGGATTCGCAGACCACCAAGCTCGACCGCCACCTGTTCAACGAGGCCTACCTGATGCACACCAGCACCAGCCCTCAGTACAGCATCATCGCCAGCTGCGATGTGGCGGCCGCCATGATGGAGCCGCCCGGCGGCACCGCGCTGGTGGAAGAGAGCATTCTCGAAGCGCTGGACTTCCGCCGCGCCATGCGCCAGATTGAAGAGGAGTTTGGCAAGGACGATTGGTGGTTCAAGGTCTGGGGACCGGACAAGCTGGTCGAGGAGGGCATTGGCCGCGCCGAAGACTGGATCATCCGCAGCGACGGCAAAGGCAAGAAGCACAGCGCCAGCAAGTGGCACGGGTTTGGTTCGCTGGCCGATGGCTTCAACATGCTCGACCCGATCAAATCGACCATCGTCACACCGGGGCTGAATCTCAATGGCGAGTTCGACAAGACCGGCATTCCGGCCTCCATCGTCACCAAGTATCTGGCCGAGCACGGTGTGGTGGTTGAAAAAACCGGTCTCTACAGCTTCTTCATCATGTTCACCATCGGCATCACCAAGGGCCGCTGGAACACCATGCTGACGGCCTTGCAGCAGTTCAAGGACGACTACGAGAAGAACCAGCCCATGTGGCGCATCCTTCCGGAGTTCTGCCAGCAGCACAAGCGCTACGAGCGCATGGGCCTGCAGGACCTGTGCCAGCATGTGCACGAGATGTACGCCAAGTACGACATTGCGCGCCTGACAACCGAGATGTATCTGTCGGACCTCACGCCGGCCATGAAGCCCTCGGATGCCTATGCCCACATCGCCCACCGCACCACCGAGCGCGTGGAGATCGACCACCTCGAAGGCCGCATCACCGTGGGCCTGGTCACGCCGTATCCGCCGGGCATTCCGCTGCTGATTCCGGGTGAAGTGTTCAACAAGAAGATCGTGGACTACCTCAAGTTCGCCCGCGAATTCGCCAAGCTGTGCCCTGGTTTTGAAACCGATATCCACGGCCTGGTCGAGGTGGAAGACGAAAACGGGCAAGTGCGTTACTACGCCGACTGCGTGGCCGACAAGTTCGCCAAGCAGCCCAAGCCGCTCGCCACCACCGCGAACATGGTGCAGATGGGCGACGACAGCCCCTACGGCCGCAACGTATGA